In a single window of the Desulfocurvibacter africanus subsp. africanus DSM 2603 genome:
- a CDS encoding DUF2179 domain-containing protein, with protein sequence MDFGLDLATLLTGLAIFCLRICDVSLGTVRTISTVHGRTKVAFFLGLVEITIWITVISTVVSKIADKPILGLFYAVGFSTGNVVGIMLERKLALGTMIIRVITPGESGLLTAERLRNAGHAVTVYHGEGMAGPVLTLYIACRRRDVDRILAQVRATDPKAFYITEQAGSVSKIYRPTMQPSTGWRAILKKK encoded by the coding sequence ATGGATTTCGGGCTCGACTTGGCCACCCTGTTGACGGGTTTGGCCATCTTCTGCCTGCGCATCTGCGACGTGAGCCTGGGCACGGTGCGCACCATCAGCACGGTGCACGGCCGCACCAAGGTGGCCTTCTTCCTGGGCCTGGTGGAGATCACCATCTGGATCACGGTCATCTCCACGGTGGTCAGCAAGATCGCGGACAAGCCCATCCTGGGTCTGTTCTACGCCGTGGGCTTCTCCACGGGCAACGTGGTGGGCATAATGCTCGAACGCAAACTGGCCCTGGGCACGATGATCATCCGCGTCATCACTCCGGGCGAGAGCGGGCTGCTCACGGCCGAGCGGTTGCGCAACGCTGGCCATGCCGTGACGGTGTATCACGGCGAGGGCATGGCCGGGCCGGTGCTGACCCTATACATTGCCTGCCGCCGCCGCGACGTGGACCGCATCCTGGCCCAGGTCCGCGCCACGGACCCCAAGGCCTTCTACATCACGGAACAGGCCGGCAGCGTGAGCAAGATCTACCGGCCCACCATGCAGCCGTCCACGGGCTGGCGCGCAATCCTCAAGAAGAAATAG
- a CDS encoding universal stress protein — protein MFTRILVALKYNDTGRHALSVAAELARIHGAELIAFHALDYRLLAEGVSAAERDQACDAAHRRFEQEFGPIFREGGTSDFVCLPADPAMAVCRLARERKADLIVLGCHQRGQGSGLSRMDYTGMTIMDKAPCPVLLVPYSDQPA, from the coding sequence ATGTTCACGCGCATTCTCGTCGCTTTAAAGTACAACGACACGGGCAGGCATGCCTTGAGTGTGGCCGCCGAGTTGGCCAGAATCCACGGCGCGGAGCTTATAGCCTTCCATGCCCTCGACTACCGGCTGTTGGCCGAGGGCGTGTCGGCGGCCGAGCGCGACCAGGCCTGCGACGCGGCCCATCGGCGCTTTGAGCAGGAATTCGGCCCGATCTTCCGGGAAGGCGGCACCAGCGACTTTGTCTGCCTGCCCGCGGACCCTGCCATGGCCGTGTGCCGCCTGGCCCGCGAGCGCAAGGCGGACCTCATCGTCCTCGGCTGCCACCAGCGCGGGCAGGGCTCTGGCCTGTCGCGCATGGACTACACGGGCATGACCATCATGGACAAGGCGCCTTGCCCGGTGCTGCTGGTGCCGTACAGCGACCAGCCGGCTTAG
- a CDS encoding DUF2116 family Zn-ribbon domain-containing protein — protein MNDILTTCPKCGNPIEVSRHYCKECKKLMKKRREVPWLTRTLLWLTFIALSVVLFLTVENSLWVQKIMRSVSW, from the coding sequence ATGAACGATATTCTCACGACGTGCCCCAAGTGCGGAAACCCCATTGAAGTTTCCCGCCACTATTGCAAGGAATGCAAGAAACTGATGAAGAAGCGCCGCGAAGTCCCCTGGCTGACGCGCACTCTGCTTTGGCTGACCTTCATCGCCCTCAGCGTCGTCCTGTTTCTGACTGTCGAGAACTCCCTGTGGGTGCAAAAGATCATGCGCTCGGTCAGCTGGTAG